The following coding sequences lie in one Polyodon spathula isolate WHYD16114869_AA unplaced genomic scaffold, ASM1765450v1 scaffolds_696, whole genome shotgun sequence genomic window:
- the p2rx5 gene encoding P2X purinoceptor 5 isoform X2 produces MAEVTWKSICLSVLDYKTKKYLIVHTRKLGLLYRAFQLAVLGYIVGWVFITKKGYQDTEDSIQSSVMTKLKGVTLTNSSTNGPRLWDAVDYVFPPQGDNVFFVITNLIQTPDQKLGHCPESSKVPDARCETDDDCNPQEAVVAGNGIKTGLCIKETSTCEIYAWCPIEKPSPPIHPTLGKAENFTVYIKNSVRFPKFSFSRSNVKDTGVYLKNCTYDKINHPYCPVFRLGDIVSQAGHDFQEMAVKGGVIGILIEWNCDLDKPYSKCIPKYSFARLDDNSNTTSGYNFRFAKYYKNISGEEYRTLTKVFGIRFDVLVNGKAGKFNIIPTIVNIGSGLALLGAGVFFCDLVLLYMMKKSTVYRARKFESVKKIKTSGTGKGDGKQITETQKLTSEA; encoded by the exons ATGGCAGAAGTCACCTGGAAATCTATATGTCTCTCAGTATTAGactacaaaactaaaaaatatctCATTGTCCATACCAGGAAATTGGGGCTCTTATACAGAGCCTTTCAGTTGGCCGTTTTAGGGTACATTGTCGG GTGGGTTTTCATTACAAAGAAGGGCTACCAGGATACCGAAGACTCAATCCAAAGCTCGGTGATGACCAAACTGAAAGGAGTGACTTTAACCAACAGTTCAACTAATGGACCCCGATTGTGGGATGCAGTAGACTATGTTTTTCCTCCTCAG gGTGACAATGTCTTCTTTGTCATAACAAACCTGATTCAGACTCCAGATCAGAAACTTGGCCATTGTCCTGAG AGTTCCAAGGTGCCTGATGCCAGGTGTGAAACAGACGATGACTGCAACCCTCAAGAGGCTGTAGTAGCTGGCAATG GGATCAAAACGGGCCTCTGCATAAAGGAAACAAGCACCTGTGAGATATATGCATGGTGTCCTATTGAAAAACCCAGTCCGCCAAT ACATCCCACTTTAGGTAAAGCAGAAAACTTTACTGTGTACATAAAGAACTCTGTGAGGTTCCCAAAATTCTCTTTTTCCAG GTCTAATGTCAAGGACACTGGTGTTTATTTGAAGAATTGTACCTATGATAAAATCAATCACCCGTACTGCCCTGTGTTCCGGTTAGGAGACATCGTCAGCCAGGCAGGTCATGACTTTCAGGAAATGGCGGTTAAG GGTGGGGTGATAGGCATCCTTATCGAGTGGAACTGTGACCTCGACAAACCCTATTCCAAATGCATTCCCAAGTACTCCTTTGCACGGCTAGATGACAACTCTAACACCACATCAGGGTATAACTTCAG attcgccaagtattataaaaacatatctGGAGAAGAGTACCGAACActaacaaaagtatttggaattCGATTTGATGTCCTGGTGAATGGGAAG GCAGGAAAGTTTAACATCATCCCAACAATAGTTAATATTGGTTCAGGCTTGGCATTATTGGGTGCT GGCGTATTCTTCTGCGATCTGGTGTTGCTGTACATGATGAAAAAGAGCACAGTTTACAGAGCGAGGAAATTCGAATCAGTCAA GAAGATTAAGACAAGTGGAACTGGAAAAGGGGATGGAAAACAGATCACAGAAACCCAAAAATTAACATCAGAAGCTTAG
- the shpk gene encoding sedoheptulokinase isoform X2: MAQGSVSGQYVLGIDLGTTSVKAVLVESKTNRVTDSQTRQTNADISSDTGIQIVDALSECIAALPKYKLQGVVRIGVSGQMHGVVFWKAGKGCDWLSIGECHMFQPIDVSPLITWQDGRCTREFLSSLPLPDSHLSLATGFGCTTVFWYLKHRPDFLTPFTAAGTIQDYVVTMLCGQERPVMSVQNAASWGYFNTKANEWNEEILRKAGFPVWLLPRVVESGSIAGETFSEWHGVPAHTPVGVALGDCQCSVYSCMVEKTDAVLNISTSAQLAFALPPAFQPPQSPDPSSPLSYFPYFDGCYLAVAASLNGGNVLATFVGMLTEWIRELGLDINNSSIYTQSIQAALNQHSTDLLISPTIFGERHAPDHLGSASSISAANVSLGHMTRALCRGIVQNLLSMLPPRRLQESGVQRIMGSGNALSRNKVLKQEVEKAFPLPVVYGKDVDSAVGVAMILSDRIC; the protein is encoded by the exons ATGGCCCAGGGCTCAGTGTCAGGCCAGTATGTACTGGGTATCGATCTGGGAACCACCTCAGTAAAGGCTGTGCTAGTGGAAAGCAAAACCAACAGAGTGACTGACAGCCAGACCAGACAGACGAACGCAGACATCAGCAGTGACACTGGAATACAG ATAGTTGACGCTCTGAGTGAATGCATTGCTGCCTTACCCAAATACAAGCTCCAAGGAGTCGTCAGGATAGGTGTCTCTGGACAGATGCATGGGGTGGTGTTTTGGAAAGCAggaaaag gctgtgattggctgagcaTTGGAGAATGTCACATGTTCCAGCCAATAGATGTCAGCCCTCTGATCACATGGCAAGATGGCCGCTGCACCAGAGAGTTTCTGTCTTCGCTGCCTCTACCTGACTCTCACCTCAGTCTGGCCACTGGTTTTGGCTGTACCACTGTTTTCTGGTACCTCAAACACAG GCCTGATTTTCTGACCCCCTTTACTGCAGCAGGGACCATCCAAGACTATGTGGTCACTATGCTGTGTGGCCAGGAAAGACCCGTTATGTCTGTCCAAAATGCTGCCAGCTGGGGTTACTTCAACACAAAAGCTAACGAATGGAATGAGGAAAT TTTAAGGAAGGCTGGCTTCCCCGTGTGGCTGCTCCCGAGGGTAGTGGAGTCCGGCAGCATTGCAGGGGAGACCTTTTCAGAGTGGCACGGCGTCCCGGCACACACACCAGTGGGGGTGGCACTGGGGGATTGTCAGTGTTCAGTCTATTCCTGCATGGTGGAGAAGACTGACGCGG TTCTCAATATCAGCACCTCTGCCCAGTTGGCCTTTGCCCTGCCCCCTGCTTTCCAGCCTCCACAGAGCCCTgacccctcctcccctctctcttatTTCCCGTACTTCGACGGCTGTTACCTGGCGGTAGCGGCGTCGCTCAACGGGGGCAACGTGCTGGCAACGTTTGTTGGGATGCTCACGGAATGGATAAGAGAATTAG GCTTGGATATCAACAATTCCAGTATTTACACCCAGTCAATCCAAGCTGCCCTAAATCAGCACAGCACCGACCTCCTAATATCCCCAACCATCTTCGGTGAAAGACACGCCCCCGATCACCTGGGATCAGCGTCCAGCATCTCTGCTGCCAACGTCTCGCTCGGTCACATGACCCGGGCGCTCTGCCGCGGCATCGTTCAGAACCTGCTGTCCATGCTACCGCCTCGCAGACTGCAGGAATCGGGCGTGCAGAGGATCATGGGAAGCGGGAATGCGCTGTCCAGAAACAAGGTTCTGAAACAGGAAGTGGAGAAAGCATTCCCACTTCCTGTGGTGTACGGGAAGGATGTTGATTCAGCAGTGGGTGTTGCGATGATACTCAGTGACCGGATCTGTTGA
- the shpk gene encoding sedoheptulokinase isoform X1, giving the protein MAQGSVSGQYVLGIDLGTTSVKAVLVESKTNRVTDSQTRQTNADISSDTGIQAKEQDAGKIVDALSECIAALPKYKLQGVVRIGVSGQMHGVVFWKAGKGCDWLSIGECHMFQPIDVSPLITWQDGRCTREFLSSLPLPDSHLSLATGFGCTTVFWYLKHRPDFLTPFTAAGTIQDYVVTMLCGQERPVMSVQNAASWGYFNTKANEWNEEILRKAGFPVWLLPRVVESGSIAGETFSEWHGVPAHTPVGVALGDCQCSVYSCMVEKTDAVLNISTSAQLAFALPPAFQPPQSPDPSSPLSYFPYFDGCYLAVAASLNGGNVLATFVGMLTEWIRELGLDINNSSIYTQSIQAALNQHSTDLLISPTIFGERHAPDHLGSASSISAANVSLGHMTRALCRGIVQNLLSMLPPRRLQESGVQRIMGSGNALSRNKVLKQEVEKAFPLPVVYGKDVDSAVGVAMILSDRIC; this is encoded by the exons ATGGCCCAGGGCTCAGTGTCAGGCCAGTATGTACTGGGTATCGATCTGGGAACCACCTCAGTAAAGGCTGTGCTAGTGGAAAGCAAAACCAACAGAGTGACTGACAGCCAGACCAGACAGACGAACGCAGACATCAGCAGTGACACTGGAATACAG GCTAAGGAGCAAGATGCTGGGAAGATAGTTGACGCTCTGAGTGAATGCATTGCTGCCTTACCCAAATACAAGCTCCAAGGAGTCGTCAGGATAGGTGTCTCTGGACAGATGCATGGGGTGGTGTTTTGGAAAGCAggaaaag gctgtgattggctgagcaTTGGAGAATGTCACATGTTCCAGCCAATAGATGTCAGCCCTCTGATCACATGGCAAGATGGCCGCTGCACCAGAGAGTTTCTGTCTTCGCTGCCTCTACCTGACTCTCACCTCAGTCTGGCCACTGGTTTTGGCTGTACCACTGTTTTCTGGTACCTCAAACACAG GCCTGATTTTCTGACCCCCTTTACTGCAGCAGGGACCATCCAAGACTATGTGGTCACTATGCTGTGTGGCCAGGAAAGACCCGTTATGTCTGTCCAAAATGCTGCCAGCTGGGGTTACTTCAACACAAAAGCTAACGAATGGAATGAGGAAAT TTTAAGGAAGGCTGGCTTCCCCGTGTGGCTGCTCCCGAGGGTAGTGGAGTCCGGCAGCATTGCAGGGGAGACCTTTTCAGAGTGGCACGGCGTCCCGGCACACACACCAGTGGGGGTGGCACTGGGGGATTGTCAGTGTTCAGTCTATTCCTGCATGGTGGAGAAGACTGACGCGG TTCTCAATATCAGCACCTCTGCCCAGTTGGCCTTTGCCCTGCCCCCTGCTTTCCAGCCTCCACAGAGCCCTgacccctcctcccctctctcttatTTCCCGTACTTCGACGGCTGTTACCTGGCGGTAGCGGCGTCGCTCAACGGGGGCAACGTGCTGGCAACGTTTGTTGGGATGCTCACGGAATGGATAAGAGAATTAG GCTTGGATATCAACAATTCCAGTATTTACACCCAGTCAATCCAAGCTGCCCTAAATCAGCACAGCACCGACCTCCTAATATCCCCAACCATCTTCGGTGAAAGACACGCCCCCGATCACCTGGGATCAGCGTCCAGCATCTCTGCTGCCAACGTCTCGCTCGGTCACATGACCCGGGCGCTCTGCCGCGGCATCGTTCAGAACCTGCTGTCCATGCTACCGCCTCGCAGACTGCAGGAATCGGGCGTGCAGAGGATCATGGGAAGCGGGAATGCGCTGTCCAGAAACAAGGTTCTGAAACAGGAAGTGGAGAAAGCATTCCCACTTCCTGTGGTGTACGGGAAGGATGTTGATTCAGCAGTGGGTGTTGCGATGATACTCAGTGACCGGATCTGTTGA
- the trpv1 gene encoding transient receptor potential cation channel subfamily V member 1 isoform X1, which yields MKRFESTDMDRSVTSETTLTLETEDYLSEDENPQPVKTPKNKPKSMLLGNAFGNKEKDSSKAPMDTVCQEERAAVKVRVNVNFDRITSGDAAMSSKDRYPHGRFDMKTLFAAVASGDVSQLEGLYEYLRKNQKRLTDSDFIDCSNGKTCLLKALLNLKKGRNDTIELLLDIAEKTDDLPKLVNSVYTDCYFKGQSAIHIAIERRSKYYVELLVSKGANVQGKASGKFFQQKKGNGFYFGEFPLSLAACTNQLDIVTFLMVNPYQKADITAQDSIGNMVLHVLVTIADNTPENTNFVTMMYDAILLRAAKLHPKLCLEDIANNEGLTPLKLAAKTGKIGIFRHIIRREIDDKECRHLSRKFTEWVYGPVHSSLYDMNSIDSYEDNSVLEIIAHGCEIPNRHELLQLEPLNKLLQEKWDRFAGFMFYFDFFCYVVYLVIFTTVSYYRLEGKPPFEIEASVSGKLRLAGQLISVAGALYFFFKGIKDFVIKRPTFQSLLLDGYCDILFFLQALMFLTSSVLYTSGMEEYVALLVLSQALGWINLLYFSRGFQHMGIYSVMIQKMILRDIMRFLFVYMVFLFGFSTALVTLIEDDPPQGQNATEGSKQQDCKRETYNNIYFTTMELFKFTIGMGDLEFTGQYKFKFVFYSLLICYIILTYVLLINMLIALMGETVDKISKESKSIWKLQRAITILNLEKRLPNCLKTKLRSGVIKELGLTAGEDSRRCFRVEEVNWTHWNCNLGIINEDPGHGTGPSITSPEPTPRTRERSWRRIIPVLRQLNQELRPPGNQQQQQEEEEEMLTIRASSSQSEHRD from the exons ATGAAGAGGTTTGAAAGTACAGACATGGATCGGTCCGTCACCTCAGAGACCACATTAACACTGGAGACTGAGGACTACCTGAGCGAGGATGAGAACCCCCAGCCAGTCAAAACCCCCAAGAACAAACCCAAAAGCATGCTCCTGGGAAATGCCTTTGGGAATAAGGAGAAAGACAGCAGCAAAGCACCCATGGATACAGTTTGCCAAGAAGAAAGGGCAGCAGTGAAAGTGAGGGTTAACGTCAATTTCGACCG GATAACTTCTGGAGATGCTGCTATGAGCAGTAAGGACCGCTACCCACATGGCAGGTTTGATATGAAAACACTGTTTGCTGCTGTTGCCTCTGGAGATGTGTCCCAACTGGAGGGATTGTATGAATATCTGAGGAAGAACCAGAAACGCCTCACAGATTCAGACTTTATAG ATTGTAGCAATGGGAAAACCTGCTTACTGAAGGCTCTGCTAAACCTGAAGAAAGGAAGAAACGATACAATCGAGCTGCTGCTTGATATCGCCGAAAAAACGGACGACTTGCCAAAGCTTGTGAACTCAGTATATACTGACTGCTACTTCAAAG GACAGTCAGCAATCCATATTGCTATAGAGAGAAGGAGCAAGTACTATGTGGAGCTACTGGTATCAAAGGGAGCCAACGTTCAAGGCAAAGCCAGCGGGAAATTCTTCCAACAAAAGAAGGGGAATGGCTTTTATTTTG GTGAGTTTCCCTTATCCTTGGCTGCCTGTACTAACCAACTGGACATCGTGACATTCCTGATGGTAAATCCCTATCAAAAAGCCGACATCACAGCCCAGGACTCCATTGGGAATATGGTTCTGCACGTGCTGGTCACCATTGCTGACAATACTCCAGAGAACACCAACTTCGTCACCATGATGTACGATGCGATTCTGCTGCGGGCTGCCAAGCTTCACCCAAAGCTTTGTCTGGAAGACATTGCCAATAATGAAGGACTGACTCCATTAAAGCTTGCAGCAAAGACCGGGAAGATTGGG ATCTTCAGGCACATTATCAGGCGAGAGATCGACGATAAGGAGTGCAGACACCTGTCCAGGAAGTTTACAGAATGGGTGTACGGACCAGTGCATTCATCTCTGTATGACATGAACAGCATCGACTCCTACGAGGACAACTCGGTGCTGGAAATCATTGCGCACGGTTGTGAAATACCA AATCGACATGAGTTACTGCAACTGGAGCCTCTCAATAAACTCCTGCAGGAGAAATGGGACAGATTCGCTGGCTTTATGTTTTACTTTGATTTTTTCTGCTATGTTGTGTACCTGGTCATATTTACAACTGTTTCCTACTACAGACTGGAAGGAAAG ccTCCTTTTGAAATCGAGGCCAGTGTGAGTGGAAAATTGCGTCTTGCTGGACAACTGATAAGTGTTGCAGGagctctttattttttcttcaaaggg attaaagACTTTGTCATTAAGCGTCCAACATTTCAGAGTTTATTGCTAGACGGCTATTGTGATATTCTTTT TTTTTTGCAGGCGCTCATGTTCCTCACCTCCTCTGTGCTGTATACCTCTGGCATGGAAGAGTATGTCGCTCTGCTGGTCCTGTCTCAGGCTCTTGGCTGGATCAACTTGCTTTACTTCTCCAGAGGGTTCCAGCACATGGGCATCTACAGTGTTATGATACAGAAG ATGATCCTGAGAGATATTATGCGCTTTCTGTTTGTCTACATGGTGTTCCTCTTTGGGTTTTCTACAG CCTTGGTGACCTTGATTGAAGACGATCCACCTCAAGGACAAAACGCAACTGAAGGAAGTAAACAGCAAGACTGCAAAAGAGAAACATACAACAATATCTATTTCACCACCATGGAGCTGTTCAAGTTTACCATTGGAATGGGCGACCTGGAATTCACCGGACAATACAAGTTCAAGTTTGTCTTTTACTCCCTGCTCATCTGTTACATCATCTTGACCTACGTTCTCCTGATCAACATGCTGATCGCGCTGATGGGAGAGACCGTGGACAAGATTTCGAAGGAAAGCAAGAGCATTTGGAAGCTTCAG AGAGCCATCACAATTTTGAACCTCGAGAAAAGATTGCCCAACTGCCTGAAGACCAAACTACGATCAGGAGTGATAAAGGAGCTTGGTCTCACCGCTGGAGAAGACAGCAGGAGGTGTTTCAG AGTTGAGGAAGTGAACTGGACTCACTGGAACTGCAATCTGGGCATCATTAACGAGGATCCTGGACACGGGACGGGTCCGAGTATCACTTCTCCAGAACCAACACCTAGGACTAGAG AGCGGAGCTGGCGCAGAATAATTCCAGTGTTGAGGCAGCTGAATCAGGAGCTGCGCCCCCCTGggaaccagcagcagcagcaggaggaggaggaggagatgctAACCATCCGTGCCTCCTCGTCACAGAGCGAGCACAGAGACTAG
- the trpv1 gene encoding transient receptor potential cation channel subfamily V member 1 isoform X2: MKRFESTDMDRSVTSETTLTLETEDYLSEDENPQPVKTPKNKPKSMLLGNAFGNKEKDSSKAPMDTVCQEERAAVKVRVNVNFDRITSGDAAMSSKDRYPHGRFDMKTLFAAVASGDVSQLEGLYEYLRKNQKRLTDSDFIDCSNGKTCLLKALLNLKKGRNDTIELLLDIAEKTDDLPKLVNSVYTDCYFKGQSAIHIAIERRSKYYVELLVSKGANVQGKASGKFFQQKKGNGFYFGEFPLSLAACTNQLDIVTFLMVNPYQKADITAQDSIGNMVLHVLVTIADNTPENTNFVTMMYDAILLRAAKLHPKLCLEDIANNEGLTPLKLAAKTGKIGIFRHIIRREIDDKECRHLSRKFTEWVYGPVHSSLYDMNSIDSYEDNSVLEIIAHGCEIPNRHELLQLEPLNKLLQEKWDRFAGFMFYFDFFCYVVYLVIFTTVSYYRLEGKPPFEIEASVSGKLRLAGQLISVAGALYFFFKGIKDFVIKRPTFQSLLLDGYCDILFFLQALMFLTSSVLYTSGMEEYVALLVLSQALGWINLLYFSRGFQHMGIYSVMIQKMILRDIMRFLFVYMVFLFGFSTALVTLIEDDPPQGQNATEGSKQQDCKRETYNNIYFTTMELFKFTIGMGDLEFTGQYKFKFVFYSLLICYIILTYVLLINMLIALMGETVDKISKESKSIWKLQRAITILNLEKRLPNCLKTKLRSGVIKELGLTAGEDSRRVEEVNWTHWNCNLGIINEDPGHGTGPSITSPEPTPRTRERSWRRIIPVLRQLNQELRPPGNQQQQQEEEEEMLTIRASSSQSEHRD; this comes from the exons ATGAAGAGGTTTGAAAGTACAGACATGGATCGGTCCGTCACCTCAGAGACCACATTAACACTGGAGACTGAGGACTACCTGAGCGAGGATGAGAACCCCCAGCCAGTCAAAACCCCCAAGAACAAACCCAAAAGCATGCTCCTGGGAAATGCCTTTGGGAATAAGGAGAAAGACAGCAGCAAAGCACCCATGGATACAGTTTGCCAAGAAGAAAGGGCAGCAGTGAAAGTGAGGGTTAACGTCAATTTCGACCG GATAACTTCTGGAGATGCTGCTATGAGCAGTAAGGACCGCTACCCACATGGCAGGTTTGATATGAAAACACTGTTTGCTGCTGTTGCCTCTGGAGATGTGTCCCAACTGGAGGGATTGTATGAATATCTGAGGAAGAACCAGAAACGCCTCACAGATTCAGACTTTATAG ATTGTAGCAATGGGAAAACCTGCTTACTGAAGGCTCTGCTAAACCTGAAGAAAGGAAGAAACGATACAATCGAGCTGCTGCTTGATATCGCCGAAAAAACGGACGACTTGCCAAAGCTTGTGAACTCAGTATATACTGACTGCTACTTCAAAG GACAGTCAGCAATCCATATTGCTATAGAGAGAAGGAGCAAGTACTATGTGGAGCTACTGGTATCAAAGGGAGCCAACGTTCAAGGCAAAGCCAGCGGGAAATTCTTCCAACAAAAGAAGGGGAATGGCTTTTATTTTG GTGAGTTTCCCTTATCCTTGGCTGCCTGTACTAACCAACTGGACATCGTGACATTCCTGATGGTAAATCCCTATCAAAAAGCCGACATCACAGCCCAGGACTCCATTGGGAATATGGTTCTGCACGTGCTGGTCACCATTGCTGACAATACTCCAGAGAACACCAACTTCGTCACCATGATGTACGATGCGATTCTGCTGCGGGCTGCCAAGCTTCACCCAAAGCTTTGTCTGGAAGACATTGCCAATAATGAAGGACTGACTCCATTAAAGCTTGCAGCAAAGACCGGGAAGATTGGG ATCTTCAGGCACATTATCAGGCGAGAGATCGACGATAAGGAGTGCAGACACCTGTCCAGGAAGTTTACAGAATGGGTGTACGGACCAGTGCATTCATCTCTGTATGACATGAACAGCATCGACTCCTACGAGGACAACTCGGTGCTGGAAATCATTGCGCACGGTTGTGAAATACCA AATCGACATGAGTTACTGCAACTGGAGCCTCTCAATAAACTCCTGCAGGAGAAATGGGACAGATTCGCTGGCTTTATGTTTTACTTTGATTTTTTCTGCTATGTTGTGTACCTGGTCATATTTACAACTGTTTCCTACTACAGACTGGAAGGAAAG ccTCCTTTTGAAATCGAGGCCAGTGTGAGTGGAAAATTGCGTCTTGCTGGACAACTGATAAGTGTTGCAGGagctctttattttttcttcaaaggg attaaagACTTTGTCATTAAGCGTCCAACATTTCAGAGTTTATTGCTAGACGGCTATTGTGATATTCTTTT TTTTTTGCAGGCGCTCATGTTCCTCACCTCCTCTGTGCTGTATACCTCTGGCATGGAAGAGTATGTCGCTCTGCTGGTCCTGTCTCAGGCTCTTGGCTGGATCAACTTGCTTTACTTCTCCAGAGGGTTCCAGCACATGGGCATCTACAGTGTTATGATACAGAAG ATGATCCTGAGAGATATTATGCGCTTTCTGTTTGTCTACATGGTGTTCCTCTTTGGGTTTTCTACAG CCTTGGTGACCTTGATTGAAGACGATCCACCTCAAGGACAAAACGCAACTGAAGGAAGTAAACAGCAAGACTGCAAAAGAGAAACATACAACAATATCTATTTCACCACCATGGAGCTGTTCAAGTTTACCATTGGAATGGGCGACCTGGAATTCACCGGACAATACAAGTTCAAGTTTGTCTTTTACTCCCTGCTCATCTGTTACATCATCTTGACCTACGTTCTCCTGATCAACATGCTGATCGCGCTGATGGGAGAGACCGTGGACAAGATTTCGAAGGAAAGCAAGAGCATTTGGAAGCTTCAG AGAGCCATCACAATTTTGAACCTCGAGAAAAGATTGCCCAACTGCCTGAAGACCAAACTACGATCAGGAGTGATAAAGGAGCTTGGTCTCACCGCTGGAGAAGACAGCAGGAG AGTTGAGGAAGTGAACTGGACTCACTGGAACTGCAATCTGGGCATCATTAACGAGGATCCTGGACACGGGACGGGTCCGAGTATCACTTCTCCAGAACCAACACCTAGGACTAGAG AGCGGAGCTGGCGCAGAATAATTCCAGTGTTGAGGCAGCTGAATCAGGAGCTGCGCCCCCCTGggaaccagcagcagcagcaggaggaggaggaggagatgctAACCATCCGTGCCTCCTCGTCACAGAGCGAGCACAGAGACTAG
- the emc6 gene encoding ER membrane protein complex subunit 6, translated as MASLVAKREGPQFISEVAVRGNAGVLDYCRTSVSALSGATAGILGLTALYGFVFYFLASFLLSLLLILKAGRKWNKSFKSRRLLFTGGLVGGLFTYVLFWTFLYGMVHVY; from the coding sequence ATGGCATCTTTGGTAGCCAAACGTGAAGGACCACAGTTCATCAGCGAGGTGGCTGTCCGGGGGAATGCCGGAGTGCTGGATTACTGCAGGACCTCTGTATCTGCCTTGTCGGGAGCCACAGCGGGCATTCTTGGTCTGACGGCATTGTACGGCTTTGTCTTCTACTTCCTCGCTTCGTTCCTCCTGTCCCTCCTCCTCATACTCAAAGCTGGTCGAAAGTGGAACAAGTCTTTCAAATCGAGACGATTGCTGTTCACCGGGGGGCTTGTGGGAGGCCTCTTCACTTATGTCCTTTTCTGGACTTTCCTTTATGGCATGGTGCACGTGTACTAA